Proteins co-encoded in one Dasypus novemcinctus isolate mDasNov1 chromosome 18, mDasNov1.1.hap2, whole genome shotgun sequence genomic window:
- the FAM187B gene encoding protein FAM187B isoform X2, producing MLATLLLLSISFPILGAQILINCTHKSLCQRALLSGNDIVLQCDHPRALWYFSSILGEVAFPLSSMSNIKELPGGSLQLTNPQPSQTGLYRCQDSSGALLVQFKIDFQDATTLHITHKGLGQEPLENETLNPGSGQLIFTRWEPWQDCNRCGAPGERKRLGYCYIEEPPEEPRPCWLHLREVEARSSRMRPELQVEACFVLCDQVKETNQPFFIFDLHQLGQPTNMWLTCPLASIYRPTYWEANGTLLTWQSQLSGEDFSNVLDPTNGGMRLQIFQPAIYRCFVQQELMARFNPLTPPEMWTLQRDEQEAGEGQNGKAGVVLKGLTLALLAGTVLVLAAVLLKFLRPSWGKRSERVLLVK from the exons ATGTTGGCTACCCTGTTGCTGCTTAGCATTTCTTTCCCCATTCTGGGGGCACAGATATTAATCAACTGTACCCATAAGAGTCTCTGCCAGCGGGCCCTACTCTCAGGCAATGATATTGTTCTGCAGTGTgaccatcccagggccctctgGTATTTCTCTTCCATCCTGGGGGAGGTGGCCTTCCCCCTCTCCTCAATGTCTAACATAAAGGAATTGCCTGGGGGCAGCCTCCAGCTGACCAACCCCCAGCCCTCCCAGACAGGCCTCTACCGCTGCCAGGACAGCAGCGGTGCCCTCCTGGTGCAGTTCAAGATTGACTTCCAGGACGCCACCACCCTACACATCACGCACAAAGGCCTGGGCCAGGAGCCCCTGGAGAACGAGACACTGAACCCGGGCAGTGGGCAGCTCATCTTCACCCGCTGGGAGCCCTGGCAGGACTGTAACCGCTGCGGGGCACCGGGTGAGCGCAAACGCCTGGGCTACTGCTACATCGAGGAGCCCCCGGAGGAACCCAGGCCCTGCTGGCTCCACCTGAGAGAGGTGGAGGCGCGGTCCAGCCGCATGCGTCCCGAGCTGCAGGTGGAAGCCTGCTTTGTGCTCTGTGACCAAGTCAAGGAAACCAACCAGCCATTCTTCATCTTTGACCTTCACCAGCTGGGCCAACCGACCAACATGTGGCTCACCTGCCCCTTGGCCTCCATCTACAG GCCCACCTACTGGGAGGCCAACGGCACCCTCCTGACCTGGCAGAGCCAGCTCTCGGGCGAGGACTTCAGCAACGTCCTGGACCCTACCAACGGGGGCATGCGGCTGCAGATCTTCCAGCCGGCGATTTACAGGTGCTTCGTGCAGCAGGAGCTCATGGCTCGATTCAACCCTCTGACCCCTCCAGAGATGTGGACATTGCAGAGAGATGAGCAGGAGGCCGGGGAGGGCCAGAACGGGAAGGCCGGCGTCGTGCTCAAGGGGCTGACTCTCGCGCTGCTGGCGGGCACGGTGCTGGTCCTGGCCGCAGTGCTGCTCAAGTTCCTCCGCCCTTCCTGGGGCAAAAGAAGTGAGCGGGTGCTGCTGGTGAAATAA
- the FAM187B gene encoding protein FAM187B isoform X1, whose product MLTTLGLLLSLALPLLGFHMSISCPEGQQCQRALLSGNDVLLNCVSPGAYWDYLLLQEPILITPIYNVSIFFNVETRPEGSLLIKNPRPSQTGLYRCHNESGALRVQFEIDFQDATTLHITHRGLGQEPLENETLNLNRGQFIFTRWEPWQDCNRCGALPGERKRLGFCYIWEPLEEPRPCFSYLMEVRMRTMRMRPELQVEACQVPCKKDRPFNYILFESFELNEESLWLTCPEGSIYRPTYWEANGTLLTWQSQLSGEDFSNVLDPTNGGMRLQIFQPAIYRCFVQQELMARFNPLTPPEMWTLQRDEQEAGEGQNGKAGVVLKGLTLALLAGTVLVLAAVLLKFLRPSWGKRSERVLLVK is encoded by the exons ATGCTGACCACGCTGGGGCTGCTGCTGAGCCTCGCTCTCCCCCTGCTGGGGTTCCACATGTCCATCAGCTGCCCCGAAGGCCAGCAGTGCCAGCGGGCTCTGCTCTCGGGCAACGATGTCCTCCTGAACTGCGTCTCCCCTGGGGCGTACTGGGACTACCTCCTTCTGCAGGAGCCCATCCTGATCACCCCCATTTACAACGTCTCCATATTCTTCAACGTAGAAACGCGGCCCGAGGGCAGCCTTCTCATTAAAAACCCGCGGCCCTCCCAGACGGGCCTCTACCGCTGCCACAACGAGAGCGGTGCCCTCCGGGTGCAGTTCGAGATTGACTTCCAGGATGCCACCACCCTGCACATCACGCACAGGGGCCTGGGCCAGGAGCCCCTGGAGAATGAGACGCTGAACCTGAACAGAGGGCAGTTCATCTTCACCCGCTGGGAGCCCTGGCAGGACTGTAACCGCTGCGGGGCGCTGCCGGGTGAGCGCAAACGCCTGGGCTTCTGCTATATCTGGGAGCCCCTGGAGGAACCCAGGCCCTGTTTTAGCTACCTGATGGAGGTGAGGATGCGGACCATGCGCATGCGGCCCGAGCTGCAGGTGGAAGCCTGTCAGGTGCCCTGCAAAAAGGACAGGCCATTCAATTACATCCTCTTTGAGAGCTTCGAGCTCAATGAAGAGTCTCTGTGGCTCACCTGCCCTGAAGGATCCATCTACAG GCCCACCTACTGGGAGGCCAACGGCACCCTCCTGACCTGGCAGAGCCAGCTCTCGGGCGAGGACTTCAGCAACGTCCTGGACCCTACCAACGGGGGCATGCGGCTGCAGATCTTCCAGCCGGCGATTTACAGGTGCTTCGTGCAGCAGGAGCTCATGGCTCGATTCAACCCTCTGACCCCTCCAGAGATGTGGACATTGCAGAGAGATGAGCAGGAGGCCGGGGAGGGCCAGAACGGGAAGGCCGGCGTCGTGCTCAAGGGGCTGACTCTCGCGCTGCTGGCGGGCACGGTGCTGGTCCTGGCCGCAGTGCTGCTCAAGTTCCTCCGCCCTTCCTGGGGCAAAAGAAGTGAGCGGGTGCTGCTGGTGAAATAA